From the Solibacillus sp. FSL R5-0449 genome, one window contains:
- a CDS encoding AAA family ATPase: MILLKMELQNFRQYMGKQTIEFALGEKNITIVFGENGKGKTGLFRALMYALYGSTHIQQDNPKEPVHLASFRLLEDSKRPVETSVTVTFEHLGRKFEITRALKGIKRGDRIEERFDYVKLVMFDENGNYGAQTFDNEVTVRAKMNEILDEEIKDFFLFDAEKIDTLAKTTDEVKKEVRTAISKLLQINNLEEAHNIIETLHRSEKKQIIDNAGNTDIESKEKEIEVKKSEIDQQKVIQQQLLIEQNECKKLITHYELQLSQNEDIRRIQDQLKGLRENLASKVEYLDDLKGQVVGKLRNEASFLLLNATFPNVTNYLEQLTIDQGSIVPSDVLDLSLKQSRCACCDNDLSVHKENMLYVQSLRENYRRSELVTISSSIKNLITEKQNTYDTSEQEMVKLLRKIREKDIERKEIARDIEMVEKEIGSRAGAEVHLEEIKNALETQREKESLTRIQIARVKDAIDEAEKQLERLEVELSDMFKNNQTLAFDSKVLDYIERIRKNVKEITEEFSSTMRYNLSDLTTDIFKRLIDRKDINLIQKININDKFEIEIIGHDDIDITQDISQGQRQIVALAFITALAQIASGDNILINFPLFMDSPFNRLSANNRDQLIINIPTLASQWVLLLTDTELTVNEERVFKDNNKLGKFYRIVQRDVMDAEIEQVELHAALTTRGL; encoded by the coding sequence ATGATACTTTTAAAAATGGAACTCCAAAACTTTCGTCAATACATGGGCAAGCAAACAATTGAATTTGCATTAGGTGAAAAAAATATTACGATTGTTTTCGGAGAGAATGGTAAAGGGAAGACCGGTCTTTTTAGAGCGTTAATGTATGCATTATATGGAAGTACACATATTCAGCAAGATAACCCGAAAGAGCCTGTACACTTAGCTAGTTTCCGCTTATTAGAGGATTCAAAGCGACCAGTTGAAACCTCTGTAACAGTTACGTTTGAACATTTAGGACGTAAATTCGAAATTACGCGAGCTTTAAAAGGAATTAAACGTGGTGACCGTATCGAAGAACGTTTTGATTACGTAAAGTTAGTTATGTTTGATGAAAATGGAAATTACGGTGCCCAAACTTTTGATAATGAAGTTACAGTTCGTGCAAAAATGAATGAAATTTTAGATGAAGAAATTAAAGACTTCTTCTTATTTGACGCTGAAAAAATTGACACGTTGGCGAAAACGACTGATGAAGTAAAAAAAGAGGTACGGACAGCTATTTCGAAGCTCTTACAAATTAACAACTTAGAAGAAGCTCATAATATAATTGAAACTTTACACCGCTCTGAAAAAAAGCAAATTATAGATAACGCTGGAAACACAGATATCGAAAGTAAAGAAAAAGAAATTGAAGTGAAAAAGTCTGAAATCGATCAACAAAAAGTGATTCAACAACAGTTATTAATTGAACAAAATGAATGTAAGAAATTAATTACCCATTATGAGCTTCAGTTATCACAAAATGAAGATATCCGCCGTATACAAGATCAGTTAAAAGGATTACGTGAAAATCTGGCTTCTAAAGTAGAATATTTAGATGACTTAAAAGGACAAGTAGTTGGCAAGCTTCGTAATGAAGCATCGTTTCTATTACTTAACGCTACATTCCCAAATGTCACAAATTACTTAGAGCAGTTGACAATTGATCAAGGTAGTATAGTTCCATCAGATGTATTAGATCTTTCATTAAAACAAAGTCGTTGTGCTTGCTGTGATAATGATCTAAGCGTACATAAGGAAAATATGTTATATGTACAATCACTACGTGAAAACTATCGTCGTTCCGAGCTTGTCACAATTTCAAGTTCTATTAAAAACTTAATTACGGAAAAGCAGAATACTTATGACACTTCCGAGCAAGAGATGGTTAAGTTACTCCGTAAAATACGTGAAAAAGATATAGAGCGTAAAGAGATTGCTCGAGATATTGAGATGGTTGAAAAAGAAATTGGTTCAAGAGCAGGTGCTGAAGTACATTTAGAAGAAATTAAAAATGCACTAGAAACACAACGCGAAAAAGAAAGTCTAACTCGTATTCAAATTGCTCGTGTCAAAGATGCTATTGATGAAGCTGAAAAACAATTAGAGCGACTTGAAGTCGAGCTTTCCGATATGTTTAAAAACAATCAAACACTTGCTTTTGATTCCAAGGTTTTAGACTATATCGAAAGAATTCGTAAAAATGTGAAAGAAATTACGGAAGAATTCAGTTCGACAATGCGATACAATTTAAGTGACTTAACAACTGATATTTTCAAACGCTTAATTGATCGTAAAGATATTAATTTAATTCAAAAAATTAACATTAATGATAAGTTTGAGATTGAGATTATCGGACACGATGATATTGATATTACACAAGATATTTCACAAGGTCAGCGCCAAATTGTAGCGTTAGCGTTCATTACGGCACTCGCGCAAATTGCAAGTGGCGATAATATATTAATTAACTTCCCGCTATTTATGGACTCACCATTTAACCGCTTAAGTGCAAATAACCGCGATCAGCTTATTATTAATATTCCAACATTAGCATCACAATGGGTTCTATTATTAACTGATACTGAGTTAACGGTGAATGAAGAACGCGTATTTAAAGACAATAATAAGTTGGGTAAATTTTATCGAATTGTACAACGAGATGTGATGGATGCAGAAATTGAACAAGTAGAGTTACACGCAGCTCTAACTACAAGGGGGCTATAA
- a CDS encoding DEAD/DEAH box helicase family protein — protein sequence MSLLDLSLKYKYRSDNEKLYKDFYEKCLRESVKYDRAAGYFTSESLKLIAQGLEFFLYNGGRVRIIANPHLTKQDIDAIANGYQAKKDIIERKLLKELEITAKNIEDDTLNILAWLIYEEKLEIKIAFTENNALYHEKFGLFKDIEDNVVLFSGSANETVGGISENFEKIDVFLPPHDTHRIDAAVEDFEKLWNDQTNGLIIKEMNERLKDYILTYRKSTLPPIRDVKLKGPQPHDYQKKAIKKFTENNWNGILEMATGTGKTITSLLAMQSYREKNGRVFCVIFAPFKHLVDQWKEESSKFNIEFPLLCYESTAKWKDELAYVVRNFNIGISDFEVVITTYDTAMNPLFYEQVAKLQSNSFLIADECHYMGASGFRNLPYTSIEARLGLSATPDRWWDETGTHFLKDYFNGVVYEYTLDQAILANKLTPYKYHPQVIDLTDTEMQKYMKLTRQIIQYFNSKNKDEEHLSVLNRRRAKILSKAEQKIPRLIELLEKKGIETISHSIVYCADGQVNEITRMLASLGLKVHKFDSTVPNKQRKEILNCFAAGDIQILVAIKCLDEGVDVPSTKTAYFLSSTSNPREFVQRRGRILRTYDGKVLAEIYDFIVLPKDTDDSSFTSVARKELPRFAEFANSSITPSHAKNTILPYISPYNLNHLMDMKPWDVYYAMKEEYENYD from the coding sequence TTGAGCTTGTTGGATCTATCATTGAAATATAAATACCGTTCAGATAATGAAAAGCTATATAAAGATTTTTATGAAAAATGCTTAAGGGAAAGTGTAAAATACGATCGTGCAGCGGGTTATTTTACGAGCGAAAGCTTAAAGCTCATTGCTCAAGGTCTCGAGTTTTTCTTGTATAACGGAGGTAGGGTGCGTATTATTGCTAACCCTCATTTAACAAAGCAAGATATAGATGCGATTGCAAACGGTTATCAAGCGAAGAAAGATATTATTGAAAGAAAGCTTTTAAAGGAGTTAGAAATAACAGCTAAAAATATTGAAGACGATACGCTTAATATTTTAGCTTGGCTTATTTACGAGGAGAAGCTGGAAATTAAAATAGCATTTACTGAAAATAATGCATTGTATCACGAAAAATTTGGACTTTTTAAAGACATAGAAGATAACGTGGTTTTATTTTCCGGCTCTGCTAACGAAACAGTTGGTGGTATTTCAGAAAACTTTGAAAAAATAGATGTTTTTCTACCACCGCATGATACACATCGTATAGATGCAGCTGTTGAGGATTTTGAAAAATTATGGAATGATCAAACTAACGGACTTATCATAAAAGAAATGAACGAAAGGTTAAAAGATTATATTTTAACTTATCGCAAGTCAACGCTACCACCCATTCGTGATGTAAAGCTAAAAGGACCACAACCACACGATTATCAAAAAAAAGCTATCAAAAAATTTACCGAAAACAACTGGAATGGCATTTTAGAAATGGCTACTGGTACTGGCAAAACGATTACAAGCTTGCTAGCGATGCAATCTTATCGTGAAAAAAATGGACGAGTCTTTTGTGTTATATTTGCACCATTTAAGCATTTGGTAGATCAATGGAAGGAAGAAAGTTCGAAATTTAATATTGAGTTTCCATTGTTATGTTATGAATCCACAGCTAAATGGAAAGATGAACTAGCGTATGTTGTACGCAATTTTAATATTGGAATAAGTGATTTTGAGGTTGTAATTACGACGTATGATACAGCGATGAATCCGTTGTTTTATGAACAAGTAGCTAAGCTTCAATCAAATAGCTTTTTAATTGCGGATGAGTGCCACTACATGGGGGCTTCTGGATTTAGAAACTTACCATATACTAGCATTGAAGCGAGATTAGGCCTTTCTGCAACCCCAGATCGCTGGTGGGATGAAACAGGTACTCACTTTTTGAAAGATTATTTCAATGGTGTCGTTTATGAATACACGTTAGACCAAGCAATTTTGGCAAATAAGTTAACGCCTTATAAATATCATCCTCAAGTGATTGATTTGACTGATACAGAAATGCAAAAGTACATGAAACTTACTCGCCAAATTATTCAATATTTTAATAGTAAGAATAAGGACGAGGAGCATTTAAGCGTATTGAATCGACGCCGTGCCAAAATTTTAAGTAAAGCAGAACAAAAAATTCCACGTTTAATAGAATTGTTAGAAAAAAAGGGTATTGAAACCATCTCACATTCGATTGTATATTGTGCAGATGGACAAGTAAATGAAATAACACGTATGTTAGCTAGTCTTGGGTTAAAGGTTCACAAGTTTGATTCAACAGTACCAAATAAGCAACGTAAAGAAATTTTAAATTGTTTTGCTGCAGGTGATATTCAAATTTTAGTAGCAATCAAATGTTTAGATGAAGGTGTAGATGTACCGAGTACGAAGACAGCTTATTTTTTATCTAGCACCTCAAATCCTCGAGAATTCGTTCAACGTCGAGGAAGAATTTTACGAACATACGATGGTAAAGTGCTTGCAGAAATTTACGATTTTATTGTATTGCCAAAAGATACTGATGATTCATCATTCACATCTGTGGCACGTAAAGAGTTACCTCGCTTTGCGGAATTTGCGAATAGCTCCATCACGCCATCACATGCAAAAAATACGATATTACCGTACATTTCACCATATAACCTAAACCATTTGATGGATATGAAACCGTGGGATGTGTATTACGCAATGAAGGAGGAATACGAAAATTATGATTAA
- a CDS encoding sigma factor-like helix-turn-helix DNA-binding protein, producing the protein MNYEHLIVPEYFKLEDIKGSTLTKVLHTEDWLNELRKVYKEDLNLFFDIRDELILRGFSFEKSIQNNFFPAKVFEPMHYVRVYNDNQNFIQLNTDVIGINHLIRRYNVQSDLFFNYITIEGIAHLVKKNSELITQYLKDSQFEIVHMQGKLNKITSGVTDALAQKSVEDQKPIDQFNIVEKQIPEEQYDYGSLNDVPIQELFFGGKFKLFVKYCAQNNITKISDINLDIIQTYSMQLGVGRMKASYVTSRYYDLQQRAVKVGITKTLNNTVHLNTLESRIEYFCENDLKMILEANNISYLSFINDIYAKQNYYYINEKIEDFHLKLPELKENAQYKIAKIKAAKLREQILALPVYEELMYFKWNVLVEILGIKLNHQEEMDGESHLYEIVQDEEWDFLLSELFARMEVHKPVKQAIAAIAESLIDREISILKLRSLNNTLEQVGTEFNVTRERVRQIEKRAVNKIFNRLQLLKIDEYIRVYLLQEELVLLDRIISNLTENENSEIIIRYYINNSKSFEVRNNIMVDVELNNYIIQIVNTYEGDDKVIVFADKLLKKINENKLFEVTLGKLDFTLKNISYRRQNDIYIYKNVKLPHLIKYLFKYKLNEQPYELTDENFTRLNILMEKTFGIIFENGKRAAIARIRDTENIVLVDPNTFVYKDLDLLQQHIIVDIESKLNDLLSTMNTTTASTLYKKHCETWNSYAITSPLFLYSIIQHHFSGQYQIGRGNTLSITKLDVKVENASEVLTNLLRKNNNVLLKSDILKLLHWPSYKLEQLVGRDPEFILVELENNNYGVRLFSSYNFTHTELDQMRTFTRNFITEEYIYTQDLMYEMEFDSDMSAILAEKNIIKLYDFASILKVLMPEFRGFHQFIYTLESEITVIEEAIFKEFPEILTRRDLVSFLKEKGYSESSYTSVISDLQEKKYFYPYTSVKYINSNMLNITEDILQEVKEYFKKVLTEQDYISVYDLIGFSSLTEISEYQWQPNLLAALAKKIGYIVIDTTRDYRYNKLLIINPNLSITSIDELAYKLIREEYDGNYHEADVSRFLKLKKLTHAPSMPYAIKTSPLFEFNEYGFIKLLEV; encoded by the coding sequence ATGAATTATGAACATTTAATCGTGCCAGAATATTTTAAATTAGAAGATATTAAAGGGAGCACATTGACTAAAGTTTTACATACAGAAGATTGGTTAAATGAATTACGTAAAGTATATAAGGAAGATCTAAATCTTTTTTTTGATATTCGTGATGAACTAATTCTACGAGGATTTTCATTTGAAAAGTCGATTCAGAACAACTTTTTTCCAGCAAAAGTATTTGAGCCTATGCATTATGTAAGAGTATATAATGACAATCAAAATTTTATTCAACTAAATACTGATGTGATTGGCATCAACCATCTAATACGGCGCTATAATGTTCAATCAGATTTGTTTTTTAATTATATAACAATTGAAGGTATTGCACATTTAGTAAAGAAAAATTCAGAGTTAATTACACAATATTTAAAGGATTCTCAATTCGAAATTGTTCATATGCAAGGGAAGTTGAATAAAATAACAAGTGGAGTAACAGATGCATTGGCTCAAAAAAGTGTAGAAGATCAAAAACCTATTGATCAATTTAATATTGTTGAAAAACAAATACCTGAAGAACAATATGATTATGGATCTTTAAATGATGTTCCGATTCAGGAACTATTTTTCGGTGGTAAATTTAAGTTGTTTGTTAAGTATTGTGCACAAAATAATATTACAAAAATTTCTGATATAAATCTTGACATTATTCAAACGTATAGTATGCAATTAGGTGTAGGGAGAATGAAAGCTTCATATGTAACTTCACGCTATTACGATCTTCAACAACGTGCAGTAAAAGTAGGAATTACGAAAACTTTAAATAATACAGTTCATTTAAATACACTTGAAAGTAGAATTGAATATTTCTGTGAAAATGATTTAAAGATGATTTTAGAAGCAAATAATATTTCTTATTTATCATTTATAAATGATATTTATGCTAAACAAAACTATTATTACATTAATGAAAAAATAGAAGATTTTCATTTAAAGCTACCTGAGCTTAAAGAAAATGCGCAATATAAGATTGCTAAAATAAAAGCTGCGAAATTACGTGAGCAAATTTTGGCACTCCCTGTTTACGAAGAACTAATGTATTTTAAATGGAATGTATTAGTTGAAATTTTAGGAATTAAATTAAATCATCAGGAAGAAATGGATGGAGAAAGTCATTTATATGAAATAGTCCAAGATGAAGAATGGGATTTTTTATTGAGTGAATTATTTGCTCGAATGGAAGTACATAAACCCGTTAAGCAAGCTATTGCAGCGATTGCAGAAAGTTTAATAGATAGAGAAATTTCAATACTAAAATTACGTAGTCTAAACAATACATTAGAGCAAGTTGGTACAGAATTTAATGTAACACGAGAACGAGTGCGTCAAATTGAGAAAAGAGCAGTAAACAAAATTTTTAATCGATTACAACTTTTAAAGATTGACGAATATATACGAGTATATTTACTTCAAGAGGAATTAGTATTGCTTGATAGAATTATTTCTAATTTAACTGAGAATGAAAATTCTGAAATAATCATTCGTTATTATATTAATAATTCTAAATCGTTTGAAGTTCGCAACAATATTATGGTTGATGTTGAGTTAAATAATTACATTATACAAATAGTAAATACGTATGAAGGTGACGATAAAGTAATTGTTTTTGCTGATAAACTTTTAAAAAAAATAAATGAAAATAAGCTATTTGAAGTAACGTTAGGAAAACTAGACTTTACTCTAAAAAATATCTCATATAGACGACAAAATGATATTTATATTTATAAAAATGTAAAACTGCCTCATCTTATTAAATATCTTTTTAAATACAAATTAAACGAGCAACCATATGAGCTGACAGATGAAAATTTTACAAGGCTAAATATTTTGATGGAAAAAACGTTCGGCATTATTTTTGAAAATGGTAAACGTGCAGCGATTGCACGTATAAGAGATACAGAAAATATTGTATTAGTTGATCCGAATACTTTTGTCTATAAAGATTTAGACTTATTACAACAACATATTATTGTAGACATAGAATCAAAATTAAATGATTTATTAAGTACAATGAATACTACGACAGCAAGTACACTATATAAAAAGCACTGTGAAACATGGAATAGTTATGCTATCACTTCACCGTTATTTTTGTATAGTATCATTCAACATCATTTTAGTGGTCAATATCAGATAGGACGAGGGAACACGCTAAGTATTACAAAGTTAGATGTAAAGGTGGAAAATGCATCTGAAGTGTTAACCAATCTTTTAAGGAAAAATAATAATGTGTTGCTTAAAAGTGATATTTTAAAACTATTACATTGGCCTTCATATAAGCTTGAACAGTTAGTTGGCCGTGACCCAGAATTTATATTAGTTGAATTAGAAAATAATAATTATGGTGTAAGGTTATTTAGTTCATACAACTTTACTCATACAGAGCTTGATCAAATGCGTACATTTACTCGAAACTTTATCACTGAGGAATATATATATACACAAGATTTAATGTATGAAATGGAATTTGATAGTGATATGAGTGCGATATTAGCGGAAAAAAATATTATTAAACTGTATGATTTTGCTTCAATTTTAAAGGTCTTAATGCCAGAATTCCGCGGATTCCATCAATTTATATATACATTAGAATCTGAAATTACTGTAATTGAGGAAGCGATTTTCAAAGAGTTTCCTGAGATACTAACACGTCGTGACTTAGTGAGCTTTTTAAAAGAAAAAGGTTATTCAGAAAGTAGTTATACATCCGTAATTAGTGATTTACAGGAAAAAAAATATTTTTACCCATATACTTCGGTGAAATACATTAATAGTAATATGTTAAATATTACTGAAGATATTTTACAGGAAGTAAAAGAGTATTTTAAAAAGGTGTTAACTGAACAGGATTATATTTCAGTTTACGATCTAATCGGTTTTAGTAGCTTAACGGAAATCTCAGAATATCAGTGGCAACCGAATTTATTAGCAGCTTTAGCGAAAAAAATTGGTTATATAGTTATTGATACTACAAGGGATTATCGCTATAACAAGCTTTTAATTATCAATCCAAACTTATCAATTACGTCAATTGATGAATTAGCTTATAAACTAATCCGAGAAGAATATGATGGGAATTATCATGAAGCAGATGTTTCAAGGTTTTTAAAGTTAAAAAAGCTTACGCATGCTCCAAGTATGCCGTATGCGATTAAAACGAGTCCACTGTTTGAATTTAATGAATATGGCTTTATAAAACTACTGGAGGTGTAG
- a CDS encoding endonuclease/exonuclease/phosphatase family protein: protein MKIISWNVKNGLNNIEKIRRISNLAPDIAILQEVQNPQKSEKDFQFEDCLWIGEGKVRGLGVGVFTFSKDYKLELLVEDIKYEWIIPIKVSGRENFTLIAVWTKRMPSASYGKVLYNAFIEYENLIKNSPVIIMGDFNLEKRVTSSYSGLGGKSGYNKIIDLFNSYNLTSCYHHINQEEYGMESEYTYYHHQNLEKPFHIDYCLVSKEFVPYIRNFSIGEIGEYLSVSDHSPLIFECELNSCSTRVEGKMIY, encoded by the coding sequence ATGAAAATTATTTCATGGAATGTTAAGAATGGCTTAAATAATATTGAAAAAATTAGAAGAATATCTAATTTAGCACCTGATATTGCCATACTTCAAGAAGTACAAAATCCACAAAAATCAGAAAAAGATTTTCAATTTGAAGATTGTTTATGGATAGGGGAAGGGAAGGTAAGAGGATTAGGAGTAGGTGTGTTTACCTTTTCAAAAGACTATAAACTGGAATTGTTAGTAGAAGATATAAAGTATGAATGGATTATACCTATTAAAGTGAGTGGAAGAGAAAATTTTACACTTATTGCCGTTTGGACTAAGAGAATGCCTTCAGCTTCTTATGGAAAAGTTTTATATAATGCATTTATTGAATATGAAAATCTTATTAAGAATAGCCCAGTAATTATTATGGGTGATTTTAATCTTGAAAAGAGAGTAACTTCAAGTTATTCAGGTTTAGGTGGTAAGAGTGGATATAATAAAATTATTGACTTATTTAATAGCTATAATTTAACTAGTTGCTATCACCATATTAATCAAGAGGAGTATGGTATGGAGAGCGAATATACTTACTATCATCATCAAAATTTAGAAAAACCTTTCCATATAGATTACTGTTTAGTTTCTAAAGAATTTGTACCGTACATTAGGAATTTTAGTATTGGTGAAATTGGAGAATATCTGAGCGTTAGTGATCACTCACCATTAATTTTTGAGTGTGAATTGAACAGTTGTAGTACTAGAGTAGAGGGAAAGATGATATATTAG
- a CDS encoding nucleoside hydrolase translates to MIRRPLIIDTDPGIDDAMMLTVAFANKDIFDIRLVTTASGNISQSKANYNAHAFLNYIKEDVTIARGLEQPMFRKLEVAEEIHGAFGFGKVEFPKVGVPTNVRPAVAAMRETILASEEKVTIVATGPLTNVGALLLAHPEVKDNIETISWMGGAAQGGNKTAVAEFNAFVDPHAAQIVMQSGVPMSMCGLDVTHKAFVTQTEAEKILDIGTEFAQKAYDLVTYYLDVAKPTPFSEPHYAEVLRFHDVSAFMYLLHPEFFKGTDYYVEMSTEGITAGATVVDLHNSTGNKPNVHILHDVYREAFVKVFMDAVQTISDRLS, encoded by the coding sequence ATGATAAGACGACCGCTAATTATTGACACAGATCCAGGTATTGATGATGCAATGATGCTAACAGTAGCATTTGCCAATAAGGATATTTTTGATATTCGTTTAGTAACGACTGCATCTGGAAATATTTCGCAAAGTAAGGCGAATTACAATGCACATGCGTTTTTAAATTACATTAAAGAAGACGTGACGATTGCACGAGGGCTTGAGCAGCCGATGTTCCGAAAGCTTGAAGTTGCAGAGGAAATTCATGGTGCATTTGGGTTTGGAAAAGTAGAGTTTCCGAAAGTGGGAGTACCGACAAATGTCCGTCCGGCAGTTGCAGCTATGCGTGAAACGATTTTAGCGAGTGAGGAGAAGGTAACGATTGTTGCGACAGGTCCTTTAACAAATGTCGGAGCGTTATTACTCGCTCACCCAGAAGTAAAGGATAACATTGAAACTATTTCATGGATGGGTGGCGCAGCTCAAGGTGGCAATAAAACAGCCGTTGCCGAATTTAACGCCTTTGTAGATCCGCATGCCGCTCAAATTGTGATGCAATCAGGCGTACCGATGAGCATGTGCGGGTTAGATGTGACCCACAAAGCATTCGTCACGCAAACTGAGGCGGAAAAAATTCTAGACATTGGTACTGAGTTTGCCCAAAAGGCTTATGATCTTGTGACGTATTATTTGGACGTAGCGAAACCAACACCTTTTAGTGAGCCGCATTACGCCGAGGTGCTCCGCTTCCATGACGTTTCTGCCTTCATGTATTTACTACATCCTGAGTTTTTCAAAGGAACAGACTACTATGTAGAAATGTCGACAGAGGGTATTACAGCAGGTGCAACAGTCGTAGATTTACACAATTCAACAGGCAATAAACCAAACGTACATATACTGCATGATGTATATCGCGAAGCATTTGTTAAAGTATTTATGGATGCCGTCCAGACAATTTCAGATCGACTATCATAA
- a CDS encoding YetF domain-containing protein: MFSITLESFIRIITVGILAYIGLIFFLLTSGKRSLTQLNAFDLVVTVAIGSVLSTILLYKNVSLLEGLLAFVLLILLQFLLTFTSVRWKKFNKLIKSEPSLFYLNGSILRETMKKERISEGDILQSVRNDGIGDLKEVQAIVLENDGSLSVINGEIGNTLANVSLTKANEK; the protein is encoded by the coding sequence ATGTTCTCAATAACATTGGAAAGTTTTATTAGAATTATCACTGTTGGCATTCTTGCTTATATTGGTCTAATCTTCTTCCTGCTGACTTCCGGGAAACGGTCGTTAACCCAATTAAATGCTTTCGATTTGGTGGTAACAGTAGCCATTGGTTCTGTGCTCTCTACAATTTTATTGTATAAAAATGTGAGCTTGCTAGAGGGACTGTTAGCATTTGTTCTGTTGATTTTATTGCAATTCTTGCTGACCTTCACATCTGTACGGTGGAAAAAATTCAATAAACTCATCAAGTCAGAGCCGAGCTTATTTTATTTAAATGGTTCAATTCTTAGAGAAACGATGAAAAAGGAAAGAATTAGCGAGGGCGATATCCTGCAGTCTGTACGAAATGATGGAATTGGGGACTTAAAGGAAGTTCAAGCCATCGTTCTTGAAAACGATGGCAGCTTATCAGTTATTAATGGAGAAATAGGAAATACTTTGGCTAATGTAAGTTTAACTAAAGCTAATGAAAAGTAG
- a CDS encoding AbaSI family restriction endonuclease — MKKYNFIKKQLSKTNKKNDENYVVSRIWHLLNNPDIKMITQQYIVRDIETKTYALADIYFPQINMIIEIDEPYHLSEEMILSDSMRQHDIVQAIECEVIRIKVINDLQEMNERIDSVVLHIRQRFESMDYKVWDVEQGYNPMTYVHRGYLDATEHIAFKTVKDCCNCFGAGYKGLQGSGAKHKFQEAIDIKALKFYPNASWDNELNADEQFFTEYHTDSEFNAAYMKKRLYELRQEIALFAHVRSEFGGFEYVFKGWYKVNPERSLELGKVCYERISTITPTYFEGNQEPFEKVAKAVYNNREIAFFFDKDELHRFQEKYKNAEITYELI, encoded by the coding sequence ATGAAAAAATACAACTTTATTAAAAAACAACTATCCAAAACAAATAAGAAAAATGACGAAAACTACGTGGTATCACGGATTTGGCATCTACTGAATAACCCGGATATAAAAATGATTACTCAGCAATATATCGTCCGGGATATAGAAACAAAAACCTACGCGCTAGCAGATATCTATTTTCCACAAATCAATATGATTATTGAAATTGATGAGCCCTATCATTTATCAGAAGAAATGATACTTAGTGATTCTATGCGTCAACATGATATCGTACAAGCGATTGAATGTGAGGTCATTCGTATAAAAGTGATTAATGATTTGCAGGAAATGAATGAAAGAATCGACTCAGTCGTATTACATATTCGTCAAAGGTTTGAATCCATGGATTATAAAGTGTGGGATGTTGAACAAGGATATAATCCAATGACTTACGTACATAGAGGGTATTTGGATGCAACGGAGCACATTGCCTTCAAAACTGTAAAAGATTGCTGCAACTGTTTTGGGGCAGGGTATAAAGGATTACAAGGAAGTGGGGCCAAACATAAATTTCAGGAGGCAATCGACATTAAAGCGTTAAAATTTTATCCGAATGCCAGTTGGGATAATGAACTAAACGCGGACGAGCAATTCTTCACAGAGTATCATACAGACTCGGAATTTAATGCAGCGTATATGAAGAAACGATTGTATGAGCTGAGACAAGAAATTGCATTATTCGCCCATGTCCGAAGTGAGTTTGGCGGGTTTGAATATGTCTTTAAAGGATGGTACAAAGTTAATCCAGAACGATCGCTGGAGTTAGGAAAGGTTTGCTATGAGCGTATATCAACAATAACGCCTACTTATTTTGAAGGCAATCAAGAGCCGTTCGAGAAAGTTGCGAAAGCAGTCTACAATAACCGTGAAATTGCATTTTTCTTTGATAAGGACGAGCTTCATCGCTTTCAGGAGAAATATAAGAATGCGGAAATTACATACGAATTAATATAA